The window TCATTCCACCGATCACATAGAACTTGTTGTCCATGAACACACCTGAACACATCTTCCGTGGTTTATTCATGCTAGGAAGAGTAACCCAAGTTTGTGTATCAGAATTGTAAAGCTCTACGGAGTTCAATATATTACCTCGAGCATCTATGCCACCAGCAACAATAGCTCTCTCTCCAAAACTAGCAGATCCAAACAAGCACCTGGGGTAGTTCATCTCGACGCCTTGGGACCAAGAATTTGTCAAAATGCTATATCTCAACAAAATATGGGAAATTCGAGAGGTGTAGTCTCTTCCGAAAACGAGGAGCTCTGTGCCCACAGCCAGCGATTCCTTATCCGAGCACATGAAGAAATCATTAGGGGGCATTCTTGGCAAGGAAATCCATCGACCACAATAAGGATCATACGCTTCCCATTCGAGTATGTTGCAAGAGAAATATACCCAGTGTTCTATGATGCCCGCCTGCCTTCTCAACTTGTAGAGCTCACCATTTTGTATGAGGGAGTTAAAAGCTCGGTTCAAGGAAGCAAGGGTGCCATAGTTCGATCTGGAGCAATGAAGGAGGCACTTGATGGACATGTCGCGGCCAATTTGACTAATGAGAGAGGTTGTATCAGAGTAACTGCCATCATCGTAGCCACCGGGGCAACTGAGTTCATCAGGAGGTAATGTTGCCTCTTCTTGAATGGGAGGCTCTGTGGACTTTTCCCGTTTCACTTTCGCTTCGTCTAGCTCCAAGGATTCCACGGATGGAGGGCGTTTGTTGGTTTTGATCTCAATGAGCTGGTATGTCATGTAAGCCCACTCGGATTCTTGCTCAAGGGAGCCCCGCAATGTTCTCCTGGTCAAACAACACTCATTCTCTATCATTTCCTTCTCTCCTTCGGAACACGTTTGGACCTTCTGTGTCACCCTCAAAGCTCCTGTTCCTGATGAGATAGACAAAAAGAGGTTAGCAACAATGATAAATTCAAACCCAAATTGAAGCATTTATCCAAACGAAAATGATAATTCAAAGTTGGTACTCCATATTAATGTCAGGTTCTTCAATCAAGGAAATAGAAATGTTTTTTTCGGTAAGAAGGTGAAATCCAAATGAAAGAAACAATTTTGGGGGAACTAGCACAAGATCACAGCATCAGCATCCGATCAATCTAATAAAGCTCATCACAAAACAAGCACCAAGAAAGACAACAGCACCATGGAAGAAAAGGAAAGAGTATGACGAGCTAAACCCTAGAAATGAGTGCTACCAGGCCCAGATCCACAACTCCCGCTCCATAAAAACCTTAATTTCGAACTATTTGCGTGTTCCCTCATCTGCATCCAGCAATTCCAAGACTTTCCACCAGAATCCCAGAAGAAGAGATCACACAAACAAGTAAACATCACAAAATCCCCTCAAAAGTTCATCTTCACTAAATATCATCACGGGAGCAAGAGAATCAACacggaaaaaaaaacataactaaAAAAAATGAACTTACGTGAGAATTAACCGAGAGGAGGAGGAAACGGAGAATCACCGACACGGACCAACAAAGACGACGAGAAGAACCGAAACCAAATCGTTACCCCCCGCCGATCCCCTTCTTCTGTCTCCTCCTCCTCagggctatctcctgctgcttcTGCTGCTGCTTCGGCCTCGATTCTTCCTCGCGATAGAAGAGGGGCCAAAATTCATAGCGATTGCGGCGGCGCTGGCAGATGTCTTCACGAGCTGCTCATTCTTTGCGCTTTTCCTCCCTTTTCTCTCGGCCCCGGGATGCCTCCCAGCCTCAACCCCTCACCGCCTCCTTTTATTCTGCCATGgcctctctctcttcctcacgCTATTTATtgttcttctttattttttttcctctttagGAGGAAACAACTGTTCAAGGCAAAATCTAAATACAAGAGCCCTTTTTTGAATAATCAACGCTTAACACTCACATACagataattaaaatataaaagatTAGCCCTGGAGTGCGTAAGACCTTCTAATAGACAATTAAAAGGCTAACTGAGATTAATTTTTTTCCTAATAGATAATTAAAGTTTCTAGTGCGTAATGCAGACGATGGATATATGATATCTCTTATGTAATGACTTTCATTATGGTAACtataggaatttttttttcaGTAAATAGTGGACCTAAAAATACTGTTGGagatatgtgaatggagaagaggtggaagagacatGGAGGTATATTGCGAATGAGACTTTAGTTttacattgggagtttcaaggtAAATTGATTGGCTCATATTGATTCATATGTTTTCACGATGTGAACAAATGTATGGGGAGAAGCTCTCTCTCACGGATGGGTGCATAGGGGGTGCAAATTCAAGGTCCAGATTGTATTGAACCAAATTGTCTCGTGTGCAAGTACGACCTGAGCGCGCTGGGGaaaaatttacccaagtggaaTAACCAATATTTAAGgatgtaacggatgcattaatcttactttaatacAGCCGAGTGAAACGTCGGTATTTCACagctggcgaataatgataatTAAACGATCATTAGCGCTACCCATTAATCTGAGCTCAACAAGTTGAAGCTCTCTACCTCTGTCGTACATCTCTTGCTCGGAAGAGTGTCCGTGATAGTAATTGGGTACCTCTCAGTTCGCACTGACCATCAGTGCTTGGTGGAAATCACGGTTCACCTTTGTATCCTAGGAACACAGACGACCTGAGAAAGCCCCAAAACACAGtcggaggtgggacgaatctgtttcaaggaaactgcgttcaTCCTAAGCGTCGGTTCACTTAGTGCGCTTGCCCGACCGGTTGTTTCGTTCGTTCGGTAGAAGCTCGCTTGACCTCCAGATCACTCGGGCGTTCAGCTCGCCCAATCGGCCTCTCGCCCGACCACTCGTTCAGTTCACTCGGTTGCTCACCCAATTCGATTGGCCGCTTGTTCGCTCGGTCGCTCCGTTTCCGCCTAGTCGACCACACACTCACCCGGTCGCCCTTTCGTTCGACCACACACTCACCCGGTCGCCCTTTCGTTCGCTCTATTGCTCTACCCAACCGACCACTTGGTTGCTTCGCTCACTCGATCGCACATTCACTAGGTCACCCGCTTGGCATATTTGCCTGGTCGACCCCTAGCTCGCTAGGTTGTCTACTTGCTCGGCTAACTCACTCGGCATGCCTCTCGCCCAAGCAATCGATCAATTCGCTCACCCGACCAGACTCTTGTTAGACGCTCGCTCTGCTCGCTCAACCACTGTGAAGCTTGTGTTCGGCACTTAGCAAACACCAGCCCTTGTTGAcagtctgagattatcagctcaggtcatttcaACAGATATGTTGAATTTaagattatatattttaaattcggCTAAATTCTCAAAATCTCCTGTAGATTGTTTTTGTACGACAAATACTAGCCATTTAGATGAGCCTCTATTAGTGTTTTTTAAtttacactatatatatatactcttatTCTTCACATTTCTGGGCGCCTCTTACAAGTTCGGGCACCTAGATGCATGCTCGGGTGCCCCGATTCTTAAAAAGTGAATCATACCGCCCTAGAGTACTTTCGGGAGACTGGACATGTGAGGACGCccatgagtgtgcaggatgtgcaagatatcaaatctctttctttttatatatatatatatactctacATATTCTTATTTTGTACATTCCTAGATGATCCTTATAGGTCTGGACATCCGGGAGGGTATAGGTAAGGGTgtgaatattaaatatatatatataattaataaattaattatatattttaaaagataataaatttatcagaaa is drawn from Zingiber officinale cultivar Zhangliang chromosome 1B, Zo_v1.1, whole genome shotgun sequence and contains these coding sequences:
- the LOC121971878 gene encoding F-box/kelch-repeat protein SKIP11-like isoform X1; this translates as MIENECCLTRRTLRGSLEQESEWAYMTYQLIEIKTNKRPPSVESLELDEAKVKREKSTEPPIQEEATLPPDELSCPGGYDDGSYSDTTSLISQIGRDMSIKCLLHCSRSNYGTLASLNRAFNSLIQNGELYKLRRQAGIIEHWVYFSCNILEWEAYDPYCGRWISLPRMPPNDFFMCSDKESLAVGTELLVFGRDYTSRISHILLRYSILTNSWSQGVEMNYPRCLFGSASFGERAIVAGGIDARGNILNSVELYNSDTQTWVTLPSMNKPRKMCSGVFMDNKFYVIGGMSSPTELLTCGEEYDMEKCSWRIIPNMSQGLNGPSGAPPLVSVVNNELYAADYAEKEVRKYDKENITWITLGKLPERPDSVNGWGLAFRACGERLIVIGGPRMLGGGTIELNSWTPRDGPPVWNMIASKHCGNFVYNCAVMGC
- the LOC121971878 gene encoding F-box/kelch-repeat protein SKIP11-like isoform X2, translating into MIENECCLTRRTLRGSLEQESEWAYMTYQLIEIKTNKRPPSVESLELDEAKVKREKSTEPPIQEEATLPPDELSCPGGYDDGSYSDTTSLISQIGRDMSIKCLLHCSRSNYGTLASLNRAFNSLIQNGELYKLRRQAGIIEHWVYFSCNILEWEAYDPYCGRWISLPRMPPNDFFMCSDKESLAVGTELLVFGRDYTSRISHILLRYSILTNSWSQGVEMNYPRCLFGSASFGERAIVAGGIDARGVFMDNKFYVIGGMSSPTELLTCGEEYDMEKCSWRIIPNMSQGLNGPSGAPPLVSVVNNELYAADYAEKEVRKYDKENITWITLGKLPERPDSVNGWGLAFRACGERLIVIGGPRMLGGGTIELNSWTPRDGPPVWNMIASKHCGNFVYNCAVMGC